From Mustela erminea isolate mMusErm1 chromosome 1, mMusErm1.Pri, whole genome shotgun sequence, a single genomic window includes:
- the LOC116590733 gene encoding formin-like protein 16, which yields MRTAETEPRGRRVTAEAGSSRVHRGEQGGAAGRPALHGPHRPPAAAPPGGRELPRAHLPPRRCRAQAPRETRPQATAAPPVGPASGSGAPGLRSCAPPPPPARAPARDPATAGPTQHGCLSVFHEVVAVTAPSPGLAQYRVTGGRRQRHSPGCQPSLCCF from the exons ATGAGGACAGCAGAAACCGAGCCTCGAGGGCGGAGAGTCACGGCGGAGGCGGGAAGCTCGCGAGTCCACCGCGGGGAGCAAGGGGGCGCCGCAGGGCGACCTGCCCTCCACGGCCCCCACCGGCCGCCCGCAGCCGCTCCACCAGGAGGTCGAGAACTACCTCGGGCCCACCTGCCACCGCGGCGGTGCCGAGCCCAGGCGCCCAGGGAAACGCGGCCGCAGGCAACAGCAGCGCCGCCTGTAGGCCCCGCCTCTGGGTCGGGAGCGCCCGGCCTCCGGAGCtgcgcgccgccgccgcctcccgcgcGGGCACCTGCGCGCGACCCCGCCACCGCGGGCCCTACCCAG CATGGTTGCTTGTCCGTCTTTCATGAAGTGGTGGCTGTCACAGCACCTAGCCCAGGTCTGGCTCAGTACAGGGTGACTGGAGGAAGAAGGCAAAGGCACAGTCCAGGATGCCAGCCTTCTCTTTGCTGTTTCTGA